In a genomic window of Melitaea cinxia chromosome 25, ilMelCinx1.1, whole genome shotgun sequence:
- the LOC123665890 gene encoding uncharacterized protein LOC123665890, with protein MLSRDKPVREAFCRWMLNKVFDNPNFLYNVVWTDESTFTRNGLWNRQNLRYWKHVNPHLARETSHQYRITVNVWAGIHRKTIIGPIFIDGSLNSDKFLELLNGPVDDYIDELSLDAYSQMWYQLDGAPAHSVVSARERLSEMFGQQWIGHHGPSRWPARSPDLTPMDFFLWGFIKNDVYSTEKMETMTSAERQRKYSEKLKEEDSAKLEKLKKENAERT; from the exons ATGTTGTCAAGGGACAAGCCCGTTAGAGAAGCATTCTGCCGCTGGATGCTAAACAAAGTTTTTGATAACCCAAACTTCCTGTACAATGTGGTGTGGACGGACGAGAGTACATTCACAAGGAATGGTTTATGGAACCGTCAAAACCTTCGTTATTGGAAACACGTGAATCCACATCTAGCACGGGAGACGTCCCACCAATACAGGATTACGGTAAATGTATGGGCGGGCATACATAGAAAAACCATAATTGGTCCTATTTTTATTGACGGCAGTTTAAATTCTGATAAGTTTCTGGAACTCCTAAACGGACCAGTTGATGATTATATTGACGAGCTTAGTCTAGATGCTTACAGCCAGATGTGGTATCAGCTAGACGGAGCACCTGCTCATTCAGTTGTGTCTGCCAGGGAACGTTTATCGGAAATGTTCGGACAGCAGTGGATTGGCCATCATGGACCATCAAGGTGGCCAGCGAGATCACCAGATCTCACGCCGATGGATTTCTTTTTGTGGGGTTTTATAAAAAACGATGTGTACTCAACAGAA AAAATGGAAACAATGACTTCAGCAGAACGTCAACGGAAGTACAGCGAGAAATTAAAAGAAGAAGATTCTGCAAAACTTGAGAAGTTGAAAAAAGAAAATGCTGAAAGaacatag